The Bombus pascuorum chromosome 12, iyBomPasc1.1, whole genome shotgun sequence genome contains the following window.
TTGTAGCAGCTATGACTGCATCAGCCAGTTCTGTGGCACCAGCTCCACCCTCTGCCCAATGATTACATATAGCTGCATTAGTAGCACCACTTTCTATTGCTGCTCGTTTCACTAATTCTAATTCAGCTTGAGTATCAGtactgaaataatattttacgattctgTATTTACTACGCAAAAGTATTTAcaaggaaaattatttacctTTGTGTAAAATTTACCTGTGAACGTTAATGGCAACAATAACTGGAACACCAAATTTAATTCCATTACTGATATGCTTCTGAAGATTCGGAAGACCTTTCCTAACTAAATCAAGATTTTCCTCGAGATATTCTTTTTGTAATGGAACGCCAGTCTTTACTGGAGGCCCTCCACCATGCATCTTCAATGCTCTAACAGTTACAACAAGCACAACAGCGTTTGGCACATGATTAGATGTTCGACATTTAATGTCAAAGAATTTCTCCATACCGATATCAGAACCGAATCCACATTCGGTTACTACGATACCTTCTGGTCCAACTAATTTTAATGCAATAGCATCTGCTATGATGGAGGAACAGCCGTGAGCAATATTTGCAAACGGTCCAGCATGGATCATCACCGGTGTTCCTTCCAATGATTGCATAAGTGTTGGCTCAATAGCATCTTTCAATAAAATTGCCATTGCTCCAGTCACACcctaaatgtatgtatatattattagcaaGCActggaattaaatatttacaatttcataatttgGATAATAGATATACTAACGAAATCTTCGGCAGTTAACGGTTCTCCATCTTTGTTAAAAGCAACTACTATGTTGCCGAGTCTTCGCTTCATATCATCGACGCTAGTTGACAATGCAAGTATTGCCATTATTTCCGAAGCAACAGAAATGCGGAATGATGTTTCTAGCGTTCTACCTTTCTCGGTCGGACTTTGACCAATGGTAATCTTCCGTAAATATCGATCATTTGTGTCGACCACtgaaataagtatatttgTGTAAAAGATTGTATcgtttttttaatcttttgtgCATGATGTGTTCCATATTACCTCGAGTCCAAGTAATGTTTTCTGGGTCAATATCTAATCTCGCGAATctcctcctttcttcttccgtTAAACTATTTGGATCAGTCTTTGTGATacctaatttttttaaacgtcTTAATTGTATCTTCGAAAACTTCCTTTCATTTTTGATAGTTGGTACAAGATGATTGTAAAGAGACGTATCACTTTGAGTACATTCGTGGAAATATCGAGTATCAATTTGTGCTGCTAATAGATTATTCGCTGCGCTTATGGCGTGGATATCACCAGTTAAGTGCAAGTTAAATTCTTCCATAGGAATGAtctgaaaattgtattatattacttatatgtttttatttgatagtatgctttgatatttttattcattgttatttcttttttcatctaaGTCATACAATTTTACAGACttaattttatgaagaaattaaaatatttatagtacgACGATGAACATCTCTCTTGTGCTAACGTAACTGGCATTAAgattaatttgtatactttaacaacttttttaatttcgataaacAATACCTGTGAATACCCTCCACCAGCCGCTCCTCCTTTAACTCCAAAAGTAGGTCCTTGGCTAGGTTGTCTTAGAGTTGCAAATGAATTCTTTCCTTTGAATGCTGTTAATGCTTGCACCAAGCCTAACGACATTGTACTTTTGCCTTCACCAAATGGTGTTGGTGTGATACCAGCAACTACTACGAGTTTCCCATTTGGTTGGTTTTCCAATCGTTTTAAAACTTTCAAGCTGATCTTTGCTTTTGTATTTCCATAAGGACTAATTTCATTAGGAAGTAATCCAATTTCCTCGGCTAAACTCGTGATTGGTTTAGGTTCCTGATTTCTTGAAATCGTTATGTCGTTAGGTACCGGATTTTGGGGATAgacttttaaaatttttaaattccatttcttgTTTAATACTTTCTCTGCTGTTCTTTGTGCAGATATTACTGTGTTTTTCATTAACATAGCAACGGTCATTGGACCAACACCACCAGGTACTGGCGTGATATAAGAAGCTACTTTAACAGCTTCATTATAATCTACATCGCCCACCAAACGTTGTCCACTTTTTCTTGTAGCATCTGAAATAATTCTtcagattattattttataaatgaattcaaTTACTTTGTAATTATTGCATTTAATTGTCCGGCGCTCTCTCACTATTTTCGATTGAATCATCgttttaattgtatattacaatTCTTCTTAAGACAGTAAAAATCTTCTTGTTCGTTTCAAGATTGCCGAATACAAAATTTGAGGATCGCAACTAGGTTGATATACTTTAAAACTCTAGAATTCCATTAAGAACAGggtaaaaagtaaataaaagtaaatttcggAAAGaataagtttaaaaaatgaactTCTTTAGCCGAACTAGGATGAATTGTTCAGATTTATTTCTTCCGTATTTGCctattatatatgatatttcaaaattcgaGATCTA
Protein-coding sequences here:
- the LOC132912646 gene encoding C-1-tetrahydrofolate synthase, cytoplasmic is translated as MSTDARGIVLSGTELASEIRENLKKDVRALSEKLPNYAPGLAIVQVGGREDSNVYIRMKIKAASEIGIVADHVKLPNTITELELINKVNKLNNDPNIHGIIVQMPLDSINTINSLMITDLVSPEKDVDGLNTINEGRVAIGDMSGFLPCTPNGCIELIKKSGVSIAGAQAVVIGRSKIVGTPISELLKWHNATVTVCHSKTRNLPQIVSQADILVVGIGQPQMVKGSWIKPGAVVIDCGINSIPDATRKSGQRLVGDVDYNEAVKVASYITPVPGGVGPMTVAMLMKNTVISAQRTAEKVLNKKWNLKILKVYPQNPVPNDITISRNQEPKPITSLAEEIGLLPNEISPYGNTKAKISLKVLKRLENQPNGKLVVVAGITPTPFGEGKSTMSLGLVQALTAFKGKNSFATLRQPSQGPTFGVKGGAAGGGYSQIIPMEEFNLHLTGDIHAISAANNLLAAQIDTRYFHECTQSDTSLYNHLVPTIKNERKFSKIQLRRLKKLGITKTDPNSLTEEERRRFARLDIDPENITWTRVVDTNDRYLRKITIGQSPTEKGRTLETSFRISVASEIMAILALSTSVDDMKRRLGNIVVAFNKDGEPLTAEDFGVTGAMAILLKDAIEPTLMQSLEGTPVMIHAGPFANIAHGCSSIIADAIALKLVGPEGIVVTECGFGSDIGMEKFFDIKCRTSNHVPNAVVLVVTVRALKMHGGGPPVKTGVPLQKEYLEENLDLVRKGLPNLQKHISNGIKFGVPVIVAINVHSTDTQAELELVKRAAIESGATNAAICNHWAEGGAGATELADAVIAATNKVSNFKVLYDLNIGIEEKINIIAKEMYGAGEVVLADKVQEKIKKYNQLNYDNLPLCMAKTSNSLTGDPSIKGAPTDFTLKITDIFVSVGAGIIVPIVGEIMMMPGLSTRPSIYDMEWNSETDEIEGLF